From the Clarias gariepinus isolate MV-2021 ecotype Netherlands chromosome 3, CGAR_prim_01v2, whole genome shotgun sequence genome, one window contains:
- the gdf6b gene encoding growth/differentiation factor 6-B, whose product MPGRPGLFSTLLFLLQHCTCVYTAAVELRSDASLLTSPASFSHTLASSSPKRFSRPSKGSVEPHEYMLSIYKTFSAAEKLGLNASFFRSSKAANTITSFVDHGQDDSLNSPLWAQKYLFDISTLSDKVELLGAELRIYTKISGHFPTSDAGPMEIQLLSCQTHRLLDSKILDLQNFRKARWEVLDVWKLFAERGLHTQGNFFCLELKVSLDNPEREIDLRRLGFHRYGRPQQKKAILVVFTKSKKRHSLYYEKKKKIKLGPDHGVKEKVKPQRKRRTTLNNRHGKRQGRKSKSRCSKRPLHVNFKELGWDDWIIAPLDYEAYHCEGICDFPLRSHLEPTNHAIIQTLINSMNPSNMPPSCCVPSKLSPISILYIDAGNNVVYKQYEDMVVESCGCR is encoded by the exons ATGCCCGGCCGCCCGGGTTTATTCTCGACCCTGCTCTTCCTCCTGCAGCACTGTACGTGTGTTTACACGGCAGCCGTGGAGTTGCGCTCCGATGCCAGTCTCCTCACATCACCAGCCtcgttttctcacacactcgcCTCATCCAGCCCCAAGCGCTTCTCAAGACCAAGCAAAGGCTCCGTGGAGCCCCACGAGTACATGCTTTCCATCTACAAGACTTTTTCGGCTGCCGAGAAACTGGGACTGAACGCGAGTTTTTTTCGTTCTTCTAAAGCCGCAAACACTATCACGAGTTTTGTGGATCATGGACAAG ATGACTCTCTGAACTCTCCACTGTGGGCACAGAAGTATCTGTTTGATATTTCAACCCTTTCTGATAAAGTTGAGCTGCTGGGTGCTGAACTAAGAATTTACACGAAAATCTCTGGGCACTTCCCGACATCTGATGCAGGTCCCATGGAGATTCAGCTTCTGTCCTGCCAGACTCACAGACTTCTGGATTCCAAAATCTTAGATTTACAGAACTTTCGAAAAGCAAGATGGGAGGTTCTAGATGTGTGGAAACTTTTTGCAGAACGTGGTTTGCATACACAAGGGAACTTCTTCTGTCTGGAACTCAAGGTTTCCCTTGACAATCCTGAGAGGGAAATCGACTTACGGCGTCTTGGATTTCACAGATATGGGCGTCCACAGCAGAAGAAAGCCATATTGGTGGTGTTCACTAAGTCAAAAAAGAGGCATAGCTTAtactatgagaaaaaaaaaaagattaaattggGCCCTGACCATGGTGTAAAAGAGAAGGTAAAACCCCAGCGGAAGCGACGGACAACATTAAATAACCGTCATGGCAAACGGCAGGGTAGAAAGTCTAAGTCTAGATGCAGCAAGAGGCCACTTCATGTCAATTTTAAAGAACTGGGATGGGATGACTGGATCATCGCTCCTCTGGATTATGAGGCATACCATTGTGAGGGTATCTGTGACTTTCCACTTCGATCTCACTTGGAGCCTACTAATCATGCCATCATACAGACTTTGATAAACTCTATGAACCCCAGCAACATGCCACCTAGCTGCTGTGTGCCTTCCAAACTTAGCCCTATTAGCATCTTGTACATTGATGCTGGCAATAATGTAGTGTACAAACAATATGAGGACATGGTGGTAGAGTCATGTGGTTGCAGGTGA